Below is a genomic region from Chitinophagaceae bacterium.
CAGTTACTATCTGCTTTATTGCTAAAAGGTAAAAGTGAATGGGCAATTCGAGGAGCTAAATCACGAGCAGGATTGATAGCGTATCCCGTAGGACCTCCCATACTCAGTCCTATTCCCAATACTAATAAAGATACGGGCAAAGCATCTAAACTTCCTAAAGAATCTACTGATGGACTGATAAAAAGAATTGCTATCATAAAAATAAAAGTGGCAATAACTTCTGTAATCAGATTAAAAAAATTACTCTTCATAGCAGGAGCATTACAGAAAACATCTCTTTTCGTTGCACTATCAATAGTAGCATCAAAATGTTGTTTATAACAAGCCCATACCAATAAAGCACCTATAAAGGCACCTAAAAACTGTCCTATTATATAGAGA
It encodes:
- a CDS encoding MIP/aquaporin family protein; the encoded protein is MNPFISELLGTMLIIVFGCGVVANVLLKNTKGHGSGLIVICFGWAIGVFVGVFVASHGSKAHLNPAVTIALAVVNKFSWEDVPLYIIGQFLGAFIGALLVWACYKQHFDATIDSATKRDVFCNAPAMKSNFFNLITEVIATFIFMIAILFISPSVDSLGSLDALPVSLLVLGIGLSMGGPTGYAINPARDLAPRIAHSLLPFSNKADSNWNYAWIPVVAPIIGAVLAVWCYYFIVS